From the Primulina tabacum isolate GXHZ01 chromosome 3, ASM2559414v2, whole genome shotgun sequence genome, one window contains:
- the LOC142538385 gene encoding PRA1 family protein F3-like has product MASCSMPESFNVALQRVRTNASYFQVNYVIIILFMVFLSLLWHPVSIIVFIFTIGVWLFLYFLRDEPVVVFGYGVDERVILAVLSISTLVLLLLTHATVFLAGLAVGLVVVVLHGAFRRTNDLFLDEEQGVEGDVSVDLKETASASYSSPF; this is encoded by the coding sequence ATGGCATCCTGCTCGATGCCCGAAAGCTTCAATGTCGCCCTCCAACGTGTCAGGACTAACGCGTCCTATTTCCAGGTGAACTACGTGATCATAATCCTTTTCATGGTTTTCCTTAGCCTATTGTGGCATCCTGTTTCCATCATCGTGTTCATCTTCACTATTGGCGTGTGGCTCTTTCTGTATTTCCTTCGAGATGAACCTGTTGTGGTTTTTGGGTATGGAGTGGATGAGCGTGTGATCTTGGCGGTTCTGTCTATCTCTACGTTGGTTTTGTTGCTGCTGACGCATGCGACTGTGTTCTTGGCGGGGCTGGCGGTGGGGTTGGTTGTGGTGGTGCTCCATGGAGCGTTTAGGAGGACGAATGATTTGTTTTTAGATGAGGAGCAGGGTGTCGAGGGTGATGTGAGCGTGGATTTAAAAGAGACAGCTTCTGCTTCTTATTCTTCACCGTTTTAG